A genomic segment from Polyangium mundeleinium encodes:
- a CDS encoding CheR family methyltransferase produces the protein MARAEARRAPDPGVVRRLGELVRARTRLQMRPRNLEIIERVAERRAAERGVTTDAYLEHVILSHDTAELEPFIAELTVGETHFFRGPPQFEALRSELVPSLVRKRRKERVITALSAGCSTGEEAYSLAIVLGEAAMNEGLRVEVTGVDLNPRSLQKAESARYSEWSLRDVPEVVRRQYFRTEGDFWHLAEDVRRLVRFRRFGLTEGPLVNVFPRGFDLILCQNVLYYLEPDARLEVIASLAAALAPGGVLMFGPVDHAGDVPGCRSVHVGEVVVHERFGPVSVPPSSPRGRRYALLSIPPAPLPALRTEGVAAPPVVAATPPPVVPEPAPAPLASGAAPSLASAFAHADAGNLEAALAELEALLEEEPEEPRAHLLEGLLLVELGGFEAALDAFRRCVYLDPSMMLAHAGAAVAGLRLGRPDLVERHAARLRALTVARGKGVDAPIEGWDGMTVGRLLRLFRDTEIQ, from the coding sequence ATGGCTCGAGCTGAGGCCCGGCGTGCCCCGGATCCGGGTGTCGTGCGGCGCCTCGGCGAGCTGGTCCGCGCGCGGACGCGGCTGCAGATGCGCCCCCGCAACCTCGAGATCATCGAGCGCGTGGCCGAGCGTCGCGCCGCCGAGCGTGGCGTGACCACGGACGCCTACCTCGAGCACGTGATCCTCTCGCACGACACGGCCGAGCTCGAGCCCTTCATCGCGGAGCTCACGGTCGGCGAGACCCACTTCTTTCGCGGCCCTCCGCAGTTCGAGGCGCTGCGCAGCGAGCTCGTCCCTTCGCTCGTGCGCAAGCGGCGCAAGGAGCGCGTGATCACCGCGCTCTCCGCCGGCTGCTCCACCGGCGAAGAGGCCTATTCGCTCGCGATCGTGCTTGGCGAGGCCGCCATGAACGAGGGGCTGCGCGTCGAGGTCACGGGCGTCGACCTGAACCCGCGCTCCTTGCAGAAGGCCGAATCCGCGCGGTACTCGGAGTGGTCACTGCGCGACGTGCCCGAGGTGGTGCGCCGCCAGTATTTCCGCACCGAGGGCGACTTCTGGCACCTCGCCGAGGACGTGCGTCGCCTCGTGCGGTTTCGTCGTTTCGGGCTCACGGAAGGTCCGCTCGTGAACGTGTTTCCGAGGGGCTTTGATCTCATCCTCTGCCAGAACGTCCTTTATTACCTGGAGCCGGATGCGCGGCTTGAGGTGATCGCCTCGCTCGCGGCCGCGCTCGCGCCGGGCGGCGTCTTGATGTTCGGCCCCGTGGACCACGCCGGGGACGTGCCCGGATGCCGATCGGTGCACGTCGGCGAGGTCGTGGTGCACGAGCGCTTCGGGCCCGTGAGCGTGCCGCCCTCCTCGCCGCGCGGCCGCCGGTACGCGCTTCTCTCGATCCCGCCCGCGCCCTTGCCGGCACTGCGTACGGAGGGCGTGGCCGCGCCTCCGGTCGTCGCCGCGACACCTCCGCCCGTGGTGCCCGAGCCTGCGCCCGCGCCTTTGGCCTCGGGTGCGGCGCCCTCGCTCGCGAGCGCCTTCGCCCACGCCGATGCGGGGAACCTCGAAGCCGCCCTCGCCGAGCTCGAAGCGCTGCTCGAAGAGGAGCCCGAGGAGCCGCGGGCGCACCTGCTCGAGGGGCTTCTCCTGGTCGAGCTCGGCGGCTTCGAAGCAGCGCTCGACGCCTTCCGCCGCTGCGTGTACCTCGATCCCTCGATGATGCTCGCGCATGCGGGCGCGGCCGTGGCGGGCCTCCGCCTCGGCCGCCCGGATCTCGTCGAACGCCACGCCGCACGCCTGCGCGCCCTCACGGTCGCGCG